A region of Alosa alosa isolate M-15738 ecotype Scorff River chromosome 17, AALO_Geno_1.1, whole genome shotgun sequence DNA encodes the following proteins:
- the sncgb gene encoding synuclein, gamma b (breast cancer-specific protein 1) isoform X2, which produces MDVLMKGFSMAKEGVVAAAEKTKAGVEEAAAKTKEGVMYVGEKTKQGVEASVNKVANRTTDQANIVGDPTMAGADLSQQTGQGVENVAAGSGMVNPADFQGGMEQGGDGGEGY; this is translated from the exons ATGGATGTTCTTATGAAGGGATTCTCCATGGCCAAGGAAGGAGTGGTGGCCGCCGCAGAGAAAACCAAGGCAGGCGTGGAGGAGGCAGCCGCCAAGACCAAGGAGGGCGTCATGTATGTGG GTGAAAAGACAAAACAGGGAGTAGAAGCCAGCGTAAATAAAG TGGCCAACAGGACCACTGACCAGGCCAATATTGTTGGAGACCCTACAATGGCCGGTGCTGACCTCTCCCAGCAGACAGGGCAGGGAGTGGAGAACGTGGCTGCCGGCTCCGGCATGGTCAACCCG GCTGACTTTCAGGGAGGCATGGAgcagggaggagatggaggagag GGTTATTAA
- the sncgb gene encoding synuclein, gamma b (breast cancer-specific protein 1) isoform X1, which translates to MDVLMKGFSMAKEGVVAAAEKTKAGVEEAAAKTKEGVMYVGEKTKQGVEASVNKVANRTTDQANIVGDPTMAGADLSQQTGQGVENVAAGSGMVNPDEVAYEADFQGGMEQGGDGGEGY; encoded by the exons ATGGATGTTCTTATGAAGGGATTCTCCATGGCCAAGGAAGGAGTGGTGGCCGCCGCAGAGAAAACCAAGGCAGGCGTGGAGGAGGCAGCCGCCAAGACCAAGGAGGGCGTCATGTATGTGG GTGAAAAGACAAAACAGGGAGTAGAAGCCAGCGTAAATAAAG TGGCCAACAGGACCACTGACCAGGCCAATATTGTTGGAGACCCTACAATGGCCGGTGCTGACCTCTCCCAGCAGACAGGGCAGGGAGTGGAGAACGTGGCTGCCGGCTCCGGCATGGTCAACCCG GATGAGGTTGCTTATGAG GCTGACTTTCAGGGAGGCATGGAgcagggaggagatggaggagag GGTTATTAA